Proteins encoded by one window of Paroedura picta isolate Pp20150507F chromosome 9, Ppicta_v3.0, whole genome shotgun sequence:
- the VIRMA gene encoding protein virilizer homolog isoform X4, which produces MAADTTTELLFLDTFKHQSTEQSTNVDVVRFPCVVYINEVRVIPPGVRAHSNLPENRAYGETSPHTFQLDLFFNNVSKPSAPVFDRLGSLEYDENSSIIFRPNAKVNTDGLVLRGWYNCLTLAIYGSVDRVVSHDRDSPPPPPPPPPPPQQQTALKRTPKLADGDKEDQFNGSPPRPQPRGPRTPPGPPPPDDDEDEPMPVSVVGEKDDDVDHREDYFEPISPDRTSVHPEGPYSDEGEVEEDQPEEAEDDEEGVDVEEEEEDEEDDDGQTVESIPEDEEEEEDDEEEEEGDEEEEGEGDDGYEQISSDEDGIADLERETFKYPSFDIEYTAEDLARVPPVTYDPFDRELGPLLYFSCPYKTSFETEAAKLRDQDLDKENTGAAETSVKLTELLELYQEERGAKWVTALEEIPSLIVKGLSYLQIKDPNQDYVSQLVDWTMQSLSLQIALRQPIALNVRQLKAGTKLVSSLAECGTRGITGLLQAGVISSLFELLFADHVSSSLKLNAFKALDSVISMTEGMEAFLKCGLEAHEKSGYQRLLELILLDQTVRVVTAGSAVLQKCHFYEILSEVKKMADQLAENSPLPNHAESEQDSDAGLERGNQEYENDVEAPMDMDNLLESSSMSEGEVEKLISLLDEILHLMETAPHTMIQPPVKSFPTTARITGPPERDDPFPVLFRYLHNHHFLESVTLLLSNPITNVHPGVLQSIRDLLRFLVQSQKGLLFFLSEYEATNLLVRAFCQFTDPDQEEGLQTDGASDEAFPLWLLHSTQTLQCISELFCHFQRCTATDETDHSDLLGTLHNLYLITFNPVGRSAVAHVFSLEKNLQSLITLMEFYSKEALGDSKSKKSVAYNYACILVLLVVQSSSDVQMLEQFSAVLLKLCKADENNTKLQELGKWLEPLKTLRFEINCIPNLIEYIKQNIDTLMTQDGVGLPTALRVLCHIACPPPPVEGQQKDLKWNLAVIQLFSSEGMDTFIRVLQKLNSILIQPWRLHVNMGTTLHRVTTISMARCTLTLLKTMLTELLRGGSFEFKDMRVPSALISLHMLLCSIPLSGRLDSDEQKIQNDIVDILLTFTQGVNEKLTISEETLANNTWSLMLKEVLTSILRIPEGFFSGLILLSELLPLPLPMQTTQVIEPHDISVALNTRKLWSMHLHVQAKLLQEIVRSFSGSTCQPIQHMLRRICVQLCDLASPTALLIIRTVLDLLVEDLQSNPEDKEKQYTGQTTRLLALLDAMASHKACKLAILHLINGTVKGDEKYAEVFQELLSLLRATGDNVVHQQCAEYLASILQSLCDQDIALILPSSSESTLSELEQLSNSLPSKELLASICDSLMETLASAESSYNCLVTCIRTTMFLTEHDYGFYHLKSSLRKHCGALQTVLKRVVSSFSKDPGELASSFLDFMRQILNSDMLGCCGDDGSLVEVDGTHPARTLGLTTAELKYQLQNKEEAPENLLLELEKLVLERSKEDDSLESLLDNVVGLRQMLESAGDPCPLSDQDVEPVLPPPESLQNLFNNRTAYILADVMDDQLKSMWFSPFQAEEIETDLDMVKVDLIDLSEKGCSDFDLQAELERSFLSEPSSPGRTKTTKGFKLGKHKHETFITSGKSEYIEPAKRAHIVPPPRGRGRGAFGQGIRPHDIFRQRKQNTSRPPSMHVDDFVAAESKEVVPPDGIPPPKRPPKVSQKISSRGGFSGNRGGRGAFHSQNRFFTPPASKGNYSRREGARGSSWSAQSSPRGTYSESRGGQSNFNRGPLPPLRPLSSAGYRPSPRDRASRGRGGIGPSWASANSGSSSGSRGKFLSGGSGRGRHVRSFTR; this is translated from the exons ATGGCGGCGGACACAACAACAGAGCTTCTGTTTTTAGACACTTTCAAGCATCAAAGCACGGAG caaagtacCAACGTAGATGTGGTTCGTTTTCCATGTGTGGTTTATATCAATGAAGTACGTGTCATCCCTCCAGGCGTAAGAGCTCACTCTAATTTACCTGAAAATAGGGCTTATGG TGAGACATCCCCTCACACATTTCAGTTAGACCTGTTTTTCAACAATGTCAGCAAGCCGAGTGCTCCTGTATTTGACAGATTGGGAAG CCTTGAATATGATGAGAACTCTTCAATTATATTTAGGCCCAATGCAAAG gTGAACACAGATGGCTTAGTTCTAAGGGGCTGGTACAACTGCTTGACCCTGGCAATATATGGCTCCGTTGACAGAGTAGTGAGCCATGACAGGGACtccccgccgccccctcctcctccgccccctcctcctcaacAACAGACAGCTTTGAAAAGGACACCCAAACTTG CGGATGGTGATAAAGAGGATCAATTTAATGGGAGTCCTCCACGACCGCAGCCTAGAGGGCCAAGGACTCCACcaggtcctcctcctccagatgatgatgaagatgaaccAATGCCTGTGTCAG TGGTCGGAGAAAAAGATGATGATGTTGATCACAGGGAGGATTATTTCGAGCCCATTTCTCCTGATCGGACATCTGTTCATCCAGAGGGTCCGTATTCTGATGAAGGAGAAGTGGAAGAAGACcagcctgaagaagcagaagatgatgaagaaggggTGGAtgttgaggaagaggaggaggatgaagaggatgaTGATGGTCAAACCGTAGAGAGTATTccggaggatgaagaagaagaggaggacgatgaggaggaggaagaaggtgatgaagaagaagaaggtgaag GTGATGATGGCTATGAGCAGATTTCAAGCGATGAAGATGGAATTGCAGACTTGGAGCGTGAGACATTCAAGTATCCAAGCTTTGACATTGAATACACAGCTGAGGACCTGGCCAGGGTGCCACCTGTGACCTACGACCCTTTTGACAGGGAACTTGGGCCTCTTCTGTATTTTAGCTGTCCCTACAAAACCTCTTTTGAGACAGAAGCTGCCAAACTGAGAGATCAGGATCTAGACAAGGAAAATACCGGGGCAGCTGAGACCTCTGTTAAGTTGACTGAGCTCCTGGAACTGTATCAGGAGGAAAGAGGGGCAAAATGGGTCACTGCTTTGGAAGAAATTCCAAGCTTAATAGTCAAAGGACTCAGCTACTTGCAGATAAAGGACCCAAACCAGGATTACGTAAGCCAGTTGGTTGACTGGACAATGCAGTCTTTAAGCCTGCAGATAGCCCTGAGGCAGCCAATTGCTTTGAATGTCCGTCAGCTCAAAGCTGGGACAAAACTTGTCTCTTCGCTAGCAGAATGTGGGACTCGAGGAATCACGGGCCTTCTGCAAGCAGGAGTTATTAGTTCTTTATTTGAACTGCTGTTTGCGGATCATGTTTCTTCTTCTCTCAAACTCAATGCTTTCAAAGCTTTGGACAGTGTTATCAGCATGACTGAAGGAATGGAGGCCTTTTTAAAATGCGGGTTAGAGGCACATGAAAAAAGTGGCTATCAGAGGCTGCTGGAGCTCATCCTGCTGGACCAGACAGTGAGGGTCGTCACTGCAGGCTCTGCGGTTCTCCAAAAGTGCCATTTCTATGAGATTTTGTCTGAGGTAAAAAAAATGGCTGACCAGTTGGCAGAGAATTCTCCCCTTCCTAATCATGCTGAGTCTGAGCAGGATTCAGATGCTGGGCTCGAGAGAGGCAACCAGGAATATGAGAATGATGTGGAGGCCCCGATGGATATGGATAATCTTTTGGAGTCCTCTAGTATGAGTGAAGGAGAAGTGGAGAAACTCATTAGCCTGTTGGATGAGATCTTGCATTTAATGGAGACTGCCCCCCATACCATGATCCAGCCACCTGTGAAATCTTTCCCAACTACAGCACGTATTACAGGACCCCCAGAAAGGGACGACCCTTTCCCAGTCCTATTCAG GTACCTCCACAATCACCATTTTTTGGAATCTGTTACGTTGTTGTTGTCCAATCCAATAACAAATGTACATCCTGGAGTGCTTCAGTCCATCAGGGACTTACTAAGGTTCTTGGTGCAGTCCCAGAAAGGTCTCCTCTTTTTCCTCTCTGAGTATGAAGCCACAAACTTGCTGGTTCGAGCCTTTTGTCAATTTACTGACCCCGATCAAGAGGAAGGTCTCCAGACAGATGGTGCAAGTGATGAAGCATTTCCCTTGTGGCTTCTTCACTCAACACAGACTCTTCAGTGCATTTCAGAACTATTCTGCCACTTCCAGCGCTGCACAGCCACCGATGAAACGGATCATTCAGATCTCCTAGGGACGCTTCATAACCTTTACTTAATCACTTTTAATCCTGTAGGAAGATCTGCTGTAGCCCATGTCTTCAGTCTTGAGAAGAACCTTCAGAGTCTCATTACTTTAATGGAGTTCTATTCCAAAGAGGCTTTAGG TGATTCAAAGTCAAAGAAGTCAGTTGCCTATAATTATGCCTGCATCCTTGTTCTGCTGGTGGTTCAGTCCTCGAGTGATGTCCAAATGCTGGAGCAGTTCTCGGCTGTCCTCTTGAAGCTTTGCAAGGCTGATGAAAATAACACCAAATTGCAAG AACTTGGCAAATGGCTGGAGCCTTTGAAAACCCTTCGATTTGAGATTAATTGTATCCCAAATCTCATTGAGTATATTAAACAG AATATTGATACTCTGATGACCCAAGATGGAGTTGGTCTTCCTACTGCACTTCGTGTTCTGTGTCACATTGCATGTCCACCACCGCCTGTGGAAG GTCAGCAAAAGGACCTTAAGTGGAACCTTGCAGTTATTCAACTGTTCTCTTCTGAAGGAATGGACACTTTCATTCGAGTGCTACAGAAGCTGAACAGCATTCTTATTCAACCTTGGAGACTTCATGTCAACATGGGGACCACTCTTCATAGAGTCACGACAATTTCCATGGCTCGATGCACTCTCACACTCTTGAAAACCATGCTAACAGAATTACTTCGGGGAGGATCCTTTGAGTTCAAAGATATGCGTGTTCCTTCAGCACTTATTTCTTTACATATGTTACTGTGTTCCATTCCTCTCTCAGGACGTTTGGACAGTGATGAGCAGAAAATCCAGAACGATATAGTTGATATTTTGTTGACTTTTACCCAGGGTGTTAATGAAAAGCTAACAATCTCAGAAGAAACATTGGCCAATAATACTTGGTCACTAATGCTAAAAGAGGTTCTCACTTCTATACTGAGAATTCCTGAAGGATTTTTCTCGGGCCTTATTCTGCTTTCTGAATTGCTGCCTCTTCCATTGCCCATGCAAACAACTCAG GTTATTGAACCCCATGACATATCAGTGGCTCTCAACACCAGGAAACTATGGAGCATGCATCTTCACGTTCAAGCAAAGTTACTGCAAGAGATAGTGCGGTCATTCTCTGGCTCCACCTGTCAGCCCATTCAACACATGTTGAGGCGTATTTGTGTCCAGCTGTGTGACTTGGCCTCGCCAACTGCACTGCTTATTATAAGAACTGTTCTGGATCTGCTTGTAGAAGATCTGCAGAG CAATCCAGAAGATAAAGAGAAGCAGTACACCGGCCAGACGACCCGCTTGCTTGCTTTGCTGGATGCCATGGCCTCACACAAAGCTTGCAAGCTGGCTATTCTGCACCTAATTAATGGGACGGTGAAAGGTGATGAGAAGTATGCAGAAGTTTTCCAGGAGCTCTTGTCTCTGCTGAGAGCCACCGGGGACAATGTTGTTCATCAGCAGTGTGCGGAATATTTAGCTTCTATTTTGCAATCCCTCTGCGACCAG GATATTGCACTGATCTTGCCAAGCTCTTCAGAGAGCACCCTCTCTGAGTTGGAGCAGCTTTCCAATTCACTGCCAAGTAAGGAACTCTTGGCTTCCATCTGTGACTCTCTGATGGAAACACTTGCTAGTGCAGAGAGCAGCTATAACTGCTTGGTGACTTGTATTAGGACCACGATGTTCCTTACAGAGCACGATTATGGATTCTATCACTTGAAGAG TTCTCTGAGGAAACACTGTGGCGCGCTGCAAACTGTATTGAAGCGAGTCGTAAGCAGCTTTAGtaaggaccctggagagcttgcCTCTTCATTTTTGGATTTCATGAGACAGATACTAAATTCTGACATGTTG GGATGTTGTGGAGATGATGGAAGTCTTGTGGAAGTAGATGGAACCCATCCTGCCAGAACTCTGGGTCTTACGACTGCAGAATTAAAATACCAGTTACAGAACAAAGAAGAAGCTCCTGAGAATCTGCTCCTTGAACTGGAGAAACTAGTTTTG GAGCGTTCTAAAGAGGATGACAGTCTGGAGTCTTTATTGGACAACGTGGTTGGACTGCGGCAGATGCTGGAATCTGCTGGAGATCCTTGTCCCCTGAGTGACCAAGATGTGGAGCCAGTTCTACCTCCACCAGAATCTCTCCAGAATCTTTTCAATAACAG AACTGCATATATCTTGGCAGATGTCATGGATGACCAGCTGAAGTCTATGTGGTTCTCACCTTTCCAGGCTGAAGAAATTGAAACTGACCTCGATATG GTAAAGGTTGACTTAATTGACTTGTCAGAAAAAGGATGCAGTGATTTTGACCTGCAAGCAGAATTGGAGAGGTCATTTTTATCAGAACCCTCTTCTCCTGGACGGACAAAAACCACAAAAGGCTTTAAACTTGGCAAACACAAGCATGAGACATTCATAACAAG TGGGAAGTCAGAGTACATCGAACCCGCAAAGAGAGCCCATATCGTGCCCCCTCCTAGAGGAAGaggcaggggagcatttggccaagGCATCCGGCCTCATGATATCTTCCGTCAGAGGAAGCAAAATACAAGCAGGCCGCCTTCTATGCACGTGGATGATTTTGTGGCTGCTGAAAGCAAAGAAGTGGTTCCACCAGATGGAATTCCACCTCCCaagagaccaccaaaggtttCACAGAAGATCTCCTCACGTGGTGGATTCTCAGGAAACCGAGGAGGGCGAGGGGCCTTTCACAGCCAGAATAGGTTCTTCACACCACCTGCATCAAAAG GAAATTACAGTCGGCGCGAAGGAGCTAGAGGGTCAAGTTGGAGTGCGCAGAGTTCTCCGCGAGGCACCTACAGTGAAAGCAGAGGCGGACAAAGCAATTTTAACAGGGGCCCGCTTCCACCCCTGAGGCCATTAAGTTCTGCAG
- the VIRMA gene encoding protein virilizer homolog isoform X1, whose translation MAADTTTELLFLDTFKHQSTEQSTNVDVVRFPCVVYINEVRVIPPGVRAHSNLPENRAYGETSPHTFQLDLFFNNVSKPSAPVFDRLGSLEYDENSSIIFRPNAKVNTDGLVLRGWYNCLTLAIYGSVDRVVSHDRDSPPPPPPPPPPPQQQTALKRTPKLADGDKEDQFNGSPPRPQPRGPRTPPGPPPPDDDEDEPMPVSVVGEKDDDVDHREDYFEPISPDRTSVHPEGPYSDEGEVEEDQPEEAEDDEEGVDVEEEEEDEEDDDGQTVESIPEDEEEEEDDEEEEEGDEEEEGEVGALLIIGDDGYEQISSDEDGIADLERETFKYPSFDIEYTAEDLARVPPVTYDPFDRELGPLLYFSCPYKTSFETEAAKLRDQDLDKENTGAAETSVKLTELLELYQEERGAKWVTALEEIPSLIVKGLSYLQIKDPNQDYVSQLVDWTMQSLSLQIALRQPIALNVRQLKAGTKLVSSLAECGTRGITGLLQAGVISSLFELLFADHVSSSLKLNAFKALDSVISMTEGMEAFLKCGLEAHEKSGYQRLLELILLDQTVRVVTAGSAVLQKCHFYEILSEVKKMADQLAENSPLPNHAESEQDSDAGLERGNQEYENDVEAPMDMDNLLESSSMSEGEVEKLISLLDEILHLMETAPHTMIQPPVKSFPTTARITGPPERDDPFPVLFRYLHNHHFLESVTLLLSNPITNVHPGVLQSIRDLLRFLVQSQKGLLFFLSEYEATNLLVRAFCQFTDPDQEEGLQTDGASDEAFPLWLLHSTQTLQCISELFCHFQRCTATDETDHSDLLGTLHNLYLITFNPVGRSAVAHVFSLEKNLQSLITLMEFYSKEALGDSKSKKSVAYNYACILVLLVVQSSSDVQMLEQFSAVLLKLCKADENNTKLQELGKWLEPLKTLRFEINCIPNLIEYIKQNIDTLMTQDGVGLPTALRVLCHIACPPPPVEGQQKDLKWNLAVIQLFSSEGMDTFIRVLQKLNSILIQPWRLHVNMGTTLHRVTTISMARCTLTLLKTMLTELLRGGSFEFKDMRVPSALISLHMLLCSIPLSGRLDSDEQKIQNDIVDILLTFTQGVNEKLTISEETLANNTWSLMLKEVLTSILRIPEGFFSGLILLSELLPLPLPMQTTQVIEPHDISVALNTRKLWSMHLHVQAKLLQEIVRSFSGSTCQPIQHMLRRICVQLCDLASPTALLIIRTVLDLLVEDLQSNPEDKEKQYTGQTTRLLALLDAMASHKACKLAILHLINGTVKGDEKYAEVFQELLSLLRATGDNVVHQQCAEYLASILQSLCDQDIALILPSSSESTLSELEQLSNSLPSKELLASICDSLMETLASAESSYNCLVTCIRTTMFLTEHDYGFYHLKSSLRKHCGALQTVLKRVVSSFSKDPGELASSFLDFMRQILNSDMLGCCGDDGSLVEVDGTHPARTLGLTTAELKYQLQNKEEAPENLLLELEKLVLERSKEDDSLESLLDNVVGLRQMLESAGDPCPLSDQDVEPVLPPPESLQNLFNNRTAYILADVMDDQLKSMWFSPFQAEEIETDLDMVKVDLIDLSEKGCSDFDLQAELERSFLSEPSSPGRTKTTKGFKLGKHKHETFITSGKSEYIEPAKRAHIVPPPRGRGRGAFGQGIRPHDIFRQRKQNTSRPPSMHVDDFVAAESKEVVPPDGIPPPKRPPKVSQKISSRGGFSGNRGGRGAFHSQNRFFTPPASKGNYSRREGARGSSWSAQSSPRGTYSESRGGQSNFNRGPLPPLRPLSSAGYRPSPRDRASRGRGGIGPSWASANSGSSSGSRGKFLSGGSGRGRHVRSFTR comes from the exons ATGGCGGCGGACACAACAACAGAGCTTCTGTTTTTAGACACTTTCAAGCATCAAAGCACGGAG caaagtacCAACGTAGATGTGGTTCGTTTTCCATGTGTGGTTTATATCAATGAAGTACGTGTCATCCCTCCAGGCGTAAGAGCTCACTCTAATTTACCTGAAAATAGGGCTTATGG TGAGACATCCCCTCACACATTTCAGTTAGACCTGTTTTTCAACAATGTCAGCAAGCCGAGTGCTCCTGTATTTGACAGATTGGGAAG CCTTGAATATGATGAGAACTCTTCAATTATATTTAGGCCCAATGCAAAG gTGAACACAGATGGCTTAGTTCTAAGGGGCTGGTACAACTGCTTGACCCTGGCAATATATGGCTCCGTTGACAGAGTAGTGAGCCATGACAGGGACtccccgccgccccctcctcctccgccccctcctcctcaacAACAGACAGCTTTGAAAAGGACACCCAAACTTG CGGATGGTGATAAAGAGGATCAATTTAATGGGAGTCCTCCACGACCGCAGCCTAGAGGGCCAAGGACTCCACcaggtcctcctcctccagatgatgatgaagatgaaccAATGCCTGTGTCAG TGGTCGGAGAAAAAGATGATGATGTTGATCACAGGGAGGATTATTTCGAGCCCATTTCTCCTGATCGGACATCTGTTCATCCAGAGGGTCCGTATTCTGATGAAGGAGAAGTGGAAGAAGACcagcctgaagaagcagaagatgatgaagaaggggTGGAtgttgaggaagaggaggaggatgaagaggatgaTGATGGTCAAACCGTAGAGAGTATTccggaggatgaagaagaagaggaggacgatgaggaggaggaagaaggtgatgaagaagaagaaggtgaag TGGGTGCTTTGCTGATTATTG GTGATGATGGCTATGAGCAGATTTCAAGCGATGAAGATGGAATTGCAGACTTGGAGCGTGAGACATTCAAGTATCCAAGCTTTGACATTGAATACACAGCTGAGGACCTGGCCAGGGTGCCACCTGTGACCTACGACCCTTTTGACAGGGAACTTGGGCCTCTTCTGTATTTTAGCTGTCCCTACAAAACCTCTTTTGAGACAGAAGCTGCCAAACTGAGAGATCAGGATCTAGACAAGGAAAATACCGGGGCAGCTGAGACCTCTGTTAAGTTGACTGAGCTCCTGGAACTGTATCAGGAGGAAAGAGGGGCAAAATGGGTCACTGCTTTGGAAGAAATTCCAAGCTTAATAGTCAAAGGACTCAGCTACTTGCAGATAAAGGACCCAAACCAGGATTACGTAAGCCAGTTGGTTGACTGGACAATGCAGTCTTTAAGCCTGCAGATAGCCCTGAGGCAGCCAATTGCTTTGAATGTCCGTCAGCTCAAAGCTGGGACAAAACTTGTCTCTTCGCTAGCAGAATGTGGGACTCGAGGAATCACGGGCCTTCTGCAAGCAGGAGTTATTAGTTCTTTATTTGAACTGCTGTTTGCGGATCATGTTTCTTCTTCTCTCAAACTCAATGCTTTCAAAGCTTTGGACAGTGTTATCAGCATGACTGAAGGAATGGAGGCCTTTTTAAAATGCGGGTTAGAGGCACATGAAAAAAGTGGCTATCAGAGGCTGCTGGAGCTCATCCTGCTGGACCAGACAGTGAGGGTCGTCACTGCAGGCTCTGCGGTTCTCCAAAAGTGCCATTTCTATGAGATTTTGTCTGAGGTAAAAAAAATGGCTGACCAGTTGGCAGAGAATTCTCCCCTTCCTAATCATGCTGAGTCTGAGCAGGATTCAGATGCTGGGCTCGAGAGAGGCAACCAGGAATATGAGAATGATGTGGAGGCCCCGATGGATATGGATAATCTTTTGGAGTCCTCTAGTATGAGTGAAGGAGAAGTGGAGAAACTCATTAGCCTGTTGGATGAGATCTTGCATTTAATGGAGACTGCCCCCCATACCATGATCCAGCCACCTGTGAAATCTTTCCCAACTACAGCACGTATTACAGGACCCCCAGAAAGGGACGACCCTTTCCCAGTCCTATTCAG GTACCTCCACAATCACCATTTTTTGGAATCTGTTACGTTGTTGTTGTCCAATCCAATAACAAATGTACATCCTGGAGTGCTTCAGTCCATCAGGGACTTACTAAGGTTCTTGGTGCAGTCCCAGAAAGGTCTCCTCTTTTTCCTCTCTGAGTATGAAGCCACAAACTTGCTGGTTCGAGCCTTTTGTCAATTTACTGACCCCGATCAAGAGGAAGGTCTCCAGACAGATGGTGCAAGTGATGAAGCATTTCCCTTGTGGCTTCTTCACTCAACACAGACTCTTCAGTGCATTTCAGAACTATTCTGCCACTTCCAGCGCTGCACAGCCACCGATGAAACGGATCATTCAGATCTCCTAGGGACGCTTCATAACCTTTACTTAATCACTTTTAATCCTGTAGGAAGATCTGCTGTAGCCCATGTCTTCAGTCTTGAGAAGAACCTTCAGAGTCTCATTACTTTAATGGAGTTCTATTCCAAAGAGGCTTTAGG TGATTCAAAGTCAAAGAAGTCAGTTGCCTATAATTATGCCTGCATCCTTGTTCTGCTGGTGGTTCAGTCCTCGAGTGATGTCCAAATGCTGGAGCAGTTCTCGGCTGTCCTCTTGAAGCTTTGCAAGGCTGATGAAAATAACACCAAATTGCAAG AACTTGGCAAATGGCTGGAGCCTTTGAAAACCCTTCGATTTGAGATTAATTGTATCCCAAATCTCATTGAGTATATTAAACAG AATATTGATACTCTGATGACCCAAGATGGAGTTGGTCTTCCTACTGCACTTCGTGTTCTGTGTCACATTGCATGTCCACCACCGCCTGTGGAAG GTCAGCAAAAGGACCTTAAGTGGAACCTTGCAGTTATTCAACTGTTCTCTTCTGAAGGAATGGACACTTTCATTCGAGTGCTACAGAAGCTGAACAGCATTCTTATTCAACCTTGGAGACTTCATGTCAACATGGGGACCACTCTTCATAGAGTCACGACAATTTCCATGGCTCGATGCACTCTCACACTCTTGAAAACCATGCTAACAGAATTACTTCGGGGAGGATCCTTTGAGTTCAAAGATATGCGTGTTCCTTCAGCACTTATTTCTTTACATATGTTACTGTGTTCCATTCCTCTCTCAGGACGTTTGGACAGTGATGAGCAGAAAATCCAGAACGATATAGTTGATATTTTGTTGACTTTTACCCAGGGTGTTAATGAAAAGCTAACAATCTCAGAAGAAACATTGGCCAATAATACTTGGTCACTAATGCTAAAAGAGGTTCTCACTTCTATACTGAGAATTCCTGAAGGATTTTTCTCGGGCCTTATTCTGCTTTCTGAATTGCTGCCTCTTCCATTGCCCATGCAAACAACTCAG GTTATTGAACCCCATGACATATCAGTGGCTCTCAACACCAGGAAACTATGGAGCATGCATCTTCACGTTCAAGCAAAGTTACTGCAAGAGATAGTGCGGTCATTCTCTGGCTCCACCTGTCAGCCCATTCAACACATGTTGAGGCGTATTTGTGTCCAGCTGTGTGACTTGGCCTCGCCAACTGCACTGCTTATTATAAGAACTGTTCTGGATCTGCTTGTAGAAGATCTGCAGAG CAATCCAGAAGATAAAGAGAAGCAGTACACCGGCCAGACGACCCGCTTGCTTGCTTTGCTGGATGCCATGGCCTCACACAAAGCTTGCAAGCTGGCTATTCTGCACCTAATTAATGGGACGGTGAAAGGTGATGAGAAGTATGCAGAAGTTTTCCAGGAGCTCTTGTCTCTGCTGAGAGCCACCGGGGACAATGTTGTTCATCAGCAGTGTGCGGAATATTTAGCTTCTATTTTGCAATCCCTCTGCGACCAG GATATTGCACTGATCTTGCCAAGCTCTTCAGAGAGCACCCTCTCTGAGTTGGAGCAGCTTTCCAATTCACTGCCAAGTAAGGAACTCTTGGCTTCCATCTGTGACTCTCTGATGGAAACACTTGCTAGTGCAGAGAGCAGCTATAACTGCTTGGTGACTTGTATTAGGACCACGATGTTCCTTACAGAGCACGATTATGGATTCTATCACTTGAAGAG TTCTCTGAGGAAACACTGTGGCGCGCTGCAAACTGTATTGAAGCGAGTCGTAAGCAGCTTTAGtaaggaccctggagagcttgcCTCTTCATTTTTGGATTTCATGAGACAGATACTAAATTCTGACATGTTG GGATGTTGTGGAGATGATGGAAGTCTTGTGGAAGTAGATGGAACCCATCCTGCCAGAACTCTGGGTCTTACGACTGCAGAATTAAAATACCAGTTACAGAACAAAGAAGAAGCTCCTGAGAATCTGCTCCTTGAACTGGAGAAACTAGTTTTG GAGCGTTCTAAAGAGGATGACAGTCTGGAGTCTTTATTGGACAACGTGGTTGGACTGCGGCAGATGCTGGAATCTGCTGGAGATCCTTGTCCCCTGAGTGACCAAGATGTGGAGCCAGTTCTACCTCCACCAGAATCTCTCCAGAATCTTTTCAATAACAG AACTGCATATATCTTGGCAGATGTCATGGATGACCAGCTGAAGTCTATGTGGTTCTCACCTTTCCAGGCTGAAGAAATTGAAACTGACCTCGATATG GTAAAGGTTGACTTAATTGACTTGTCAGAAAAAGGATGCAGTGATTTTGACCTGCAAGCAGAATTGGAGAGGTCATTTTTATCAGAACCCTCTTCTCCTGGACGGACAAAAACCACAAAAGGCTTTAAACTTGGCAAACACAAGCATGAGACATTCATAACAAG TGGGAAGTCAGAGTACATCGAACCCGCAAAGAGAGCCCATATCGTGCCCCCTCCTAGAGGAAGaggcaggggagcatttggccaagGCATCCGGCCTCATGATATCTTCCGTCAGAGGAAGCAAAATACAAGCAGGCCGCCTTCTATGCACGTGGATGATTTTGTGGCTGCTGAAAGCAAAGAAGTGGTTCCACCAGATGGAATTCCACCTCCCaagagaccaccaaaggtttCACAGAAGATCTCCTCACGTGGTGGATTCTCAGGAAACCGAGGAGGGCGAGGGGCCTTTCACAGCCAGAATAGGTTCTTCACACCACCTGCATCAAAAG GAAATTACAGTCGGCGCGAAGGAGCTAGAGGGTCAAGTTGGAGTGCGCAGAGTTCTCCGCGAGGCACCTACAGTGAAAGCAGAGGCGGACAAAGCAATTTTAACAGGGGCCCGCTTCCACCCCTGAGGCCATTAAGTTCTGCAG